The segment TGTGGTTCATGACCCAGTTCCGCCGCTGGGGCTTGTTGCGCGACGACCCGGATTACCTCGGCGTCGCCCGTCAGGTTCAGCAACTGGCGCTGTACCGCGATGCCGCCAGCGCTGTGGGTGTGAACGCCAGTGGAGCCGACATGCGCAGCAGCCAACTGATCGACGGCAAGGTGTGGGACGGCTCTGACCCCGCAGGCTATGCACGAAGCTTTGCGCTGCATGCCATGAGCGCCAGCGCTCCCCTTCTAGCCCGTCGTTGACTGGAGCCTGCCCATGCTGCGTATCTTGCTGATCAACGACACGGCTAAAAAAGTCGGCCGCCTCAAAGCCGCGCTGAGCGAAGCCGGCTTTGAGGTGATCGACGAATCAGGCCTGACCATCGACCTGCCCGCGCGCGTCGAAACGGTGCGCCCGGATGTGATTCTGATCGATACCGAGTCACCCAGCCGCGATGTGATGGAACAAGTGGTGCTGGTTTCTCGGGACCAGCCACGGCCAATTGTGATGTTCACCGACGAGCACGACCCCGGCGTGATGCGCCAGGCAATCAAGTCCGGAGTCAGTGCGTACATCGTCGAAGGCATTCACGCACAACGTTTGCAGCCCATTCTCGATGTGGCCATGGCCCGCTTTGAAAGCGACCAGGCCCTGCGCGCCCAACTGAACGCCCGGGACCAGCAGCTGGCCGAGCGCAAGCGCATCGAACTGGCCAAGGGCCTGTTGATGAAAATGAAAAGCTGCAACGAAGAAGAGGCCTACACCCTGATGCGCCGCCAGGCCATGAGCCGTCAGCAAAAGCTGATTCAGGTCGCGGAACAGATCATTGCCATGAGCGAGTTGCTGGGCTGACCACCCTCCCTGGGTTGGCACACTTCTCGCTAAGCAATCCCTACCGGTAACCAACGGCGGTTGCCACACCCAAGACAAAGACGTCGCTGACCTCATTCGCCCATCGCGGATCAGGTAGCGGCGTTTTTTCGTTTTGGCCCTGCTGGCTCATGACTCCTTCTCGAAACGATTAACCGTTGAGGTGCGCGATGAATTCAAGCTTCTGGAAATCCGGCCATACCCCGACCCTGTTCGCAGCCTTTCTCTATTTCGACCTGAGCTTTATGGTCTGGTACCTGCTCGGGCCGCTGGCGGTGCAAATCGCCGCCGACCTGCACCTGACCACCCAACAACGCGGGCTGGTGGTGGCCACGCCGATCCTGGCCGGGGCCTTGCTGCGCTTTGTCATGGGCCTGCTGGCGGATCGCCTGTCACCGAAAACCGCCGGGCTGATCGGTCAGGTCATCGTGATCTGTGCGCTGTTCGTCGCCTGGAAGCACGGCATTCACAGCTACGAACAAGCCCTGCTGCTGGGGCTGTTCCTGGGCATGGCGGGCGCCTCGTTCGCCGTGGCGCTGCCGCTGGCCTCGCAGTGGTATCCGCCACAGCACCAGGGCAAAGCGATGGGCATTGCCGGTGCAGGCAACTCGGGCACGGTGTTCGCCGCCCTGCTGGCCCCGCTGCTCGCCGCCGCCTACGGCTGGAGCAATGTGTTCGGTTTTGCCCTGATCCCGCTGGTGCTGTGCATATTCGTATTTGCCTGGCTGGCCAAGAACGCTCCCGAGCGGCCTAAAGCCAAGTCCATGGGTGATTACTTCAAGGCCCTGGGCGACCGCGACAGCTGGTGGTTCATGTTTTTCTACAGCGTGACGTTCGGTGGCTTTATCGGCCTGGCCAGCGCCCTGCCCGGCTATTTCAACGATCAATACGGGCTGAGCCCGATCACCGCCGGTTACTACACGGCAGCCTGCGTCTTTGGTGGCAGTTTGATGCGGCCTTTGGGCGGCGCTCTGGCGGACCGCTTCGGCGGGATTCGCACCCTGCTGGGCATGTACACCGTAGCGACCATCAGCATCGCGGCAGTGGGCTTCAACCTGCCAAACTCCTACGCCGCACTGGCACTTTTCGTCTGCACCATGCTGGGTCTGGGTGCCGGTAACGGTGCAGTATTCCAATTAGTGCCGCAGCGTTTTCGTCGTGAAATCGGCGTCATGACCGGTTTGATCGGGATGGCCGGTGGTATCGGCGGTTTCGCCCTGGCCGCAGGCATGGGGGCAATCAAGCAAAGCACCGGCAGTTATCAGCTGGCCTTGTGGTTGTTTGCCAGCCTGGGAGTGCTGGCCTGGTTTGGCCTGCATGGGGTCAAGCGCCGCTGGAGAACCACCTGGGGCTCGGCTGCCGTGACCGCAGCCCGCGTGTAAAGCCGTCATGAGCCTGCAACTGAGCTTCGCCCACGCCAGCGCCATCGGCCCGCGCGCCGAGAATCAGGACGCGCTGCGCGAGGTCACGCCGGTGCCGCTGCTGGCCGCGAGCAAAGGCTATTTGTTCGCCATCGCCGATGGTGTCAGCCAATGCGCCGATGGCGGGCTGGCGGCCCGCTCGACCTTGCAGGCGCTGGCGCTGGACTATTACGCCACGCCTGAAACCTGGAGCGTGGCCCAGGCACTGGAGCGCTTGCTGCTCGCGCAAAACCGCTGGCTACAGGCCAATGGCGGCGGGCAACCGCTGCTGACCACGGTCAGTGCCCTGGTGCTGCGCGGCAGGCGGTTTACCCTGGCCCATGTCGGCGATTGCCGGGTGTACCGCTGGCACGGCGAGACCTTGCAGCGCATCAGCGAAGATCACGTCTGGGATCAGCCAGGCATGCAGCATGTGCTCAAGCGGGCGTTGGGGCTTGATCAACATCTGGTGGTGGATTTCCTTGATGGGCCGCTGCGTCAGGACGAGACCTTTGTGCTGCTCAGTGACGGCGTGTGGTCGACATTGGGCGATACCGCCATCGCCGCCATTGTGCGTGACCTGCCCGACCTGCAAAGCGCCGCCAGCACCCTGGTCAATGCCGCGCATCGGGCAGGCAGCCAGGACAACGCCAGCGCCCTGCTGGTCAGGGTCGACACCCTGGGCGAGAGCGACATCGGCGATGCCTTGATGCAATTGCAGCAATGGCCATTGCCCCCCGCCCTGAGGCCTGGGCAGCACTTTGAGGGCTGGCAGGTCGAAAGCCATCTGGGCCAGAGTCAGCAATCGCTGCTCTACCGGGTACGGGACGCACAACAACAGCCCTGGCTGCTGAAAACCCTGCCGGCCCGCCTGCACGACGATCATCAGGCAGGGCAGGCCTTGCTGTCGGAGGAATGGTTTCTCAAGCGGGTGGCCGGGCGGCACTTTCCTGAAGTACACCCGGCCAGTCAGCGTCAGCATCTGTACTACGTAATGCGTGAATACCCTGGCATTACCCTGGAAAAACTCTTTGCCAAGGGTGGGCCACTGCCCCTGGCGCAATGGCTGGACCTGGCCGAGCGCCTGCTGCGGGCCGTAGGGCTGCTGCACCGGCGGCAGATTTTTCACCGCGATATCAAGCCGCACAATGTGCTGCTGGGTGACGACGGCGAGCTGCGCGTGCTGGACTTCGGGCTGGCCTACTGCCCGGGCTTGTCTGAGGATCTGCCATCGGCGCTGCCCGGTACTCCCAGCTACATCGCTCCGGAAGCCTTTCGCGGCGAAAAACCCGCCGCCCGACAGGACCTGTATGCCGTGGGCGTGACCCTGTATTACCTGCTGACCGGGCATTATCCCTACGGTGAAATCGAAGCTTTCCAGCGCCCGCGCTTTGGCGTGCCGGTGAGCGCCAGCCGATACCGCCCCGACCTGCCGGAATGGATTGCCCACAGCCTGGAACGCGGTGTTGCAGCCGATCCGCAGCTGCGTTTTGAAACTGCCGAAGAGTGGTTGCTGCAACTGGAGCAGGGCGAACGCCAGAGCCTGAACGTACGCCCCAGACCCTTGCTGGAGCGAGAGCCGCTGATGGTGTGGCGGGCGGTGGCGTTGATGTCGTTGTTGATCAATCTGGTGCTGATGTTTTTGCTGCTTCACACCTGACAGCCGCTCGAAAACCCTGTAGTCGCTGACGAGCCGTGCGAGGCTGCGATCGGTGTGATGCGGCACATCGATCGCAGCCTCGTTCTACTCGTCAGCGACTACAGGCGTAACGCTCCAACATCGGGCGCGGCGCTTTCATTCGGTGCATAAAACCCTCACCTCAACATTTCATCGCCCTTTAAACACAGGCCCTGGCAACTTGGCACAACCGCTGCATTAGCTCTTTCATCAATCATAAAACCCGGTCTTCAACGACGAAGAACAGGTTTCCCGAGAGAACGGGACAAGGACAAAGGTGTCCTCGCCAGGTAACTGGCGGGACACCTTTTTTGTTTGCGTACGATTTGTCGAGCATGGCCGCGGAGAACCTGATGAAAAAACTAAAACTGGTGATGATCGGCAACGGCATGGCCGGGGTTCGTACCCTGGAAGAATTGCTCAAGCTGAGCAGCGAGCTCTATGACATCACGGTCTTCGGCGCCGAACCCCATGCCAACTACAACCGCATCCTGCTGTCCCCCGTACTGGCCGGTGAGCAGACCTTTGATGAGATCGTGCTCAACGATCTGGACTGGTATCTGGACAACAACATCACGCTGCTGCTCAACCGCAGAGTGGTGACGATCGACCGGGTAAAACGTCGGGTCATTGCCGACGACGGCACCGAGGCCGAATACGATCGCCTGCTGATCGCCACCGGCTCATCGCCGTTCATTCTGCCGATCCCGGGCAACACCCTGGACGGCGTCATCGGCTACCGCGACATTGCCGACACCCAGGCCATGATCGACACCGCCAAAACCCACACCCATGCGGTGGTCATCGGGGGCGGCCTGCTCGGCCTGGAAGCAGCCAACGGCCTGATGCTGCGCGGCATGCATGTGACAGTGATCCACAACGGCGAATGGCTGCTGGATCGCCAGCTGGACCGGGTCAGCGGCCAACTGCTGCAAGACGCCCTCGAAGCCAGCGGTCTGCATTTTCGGTTGTGCGAGCAGACCAGCGCCCTGCACGACGCGGGCAATGGCCGGGTCGGCTCGGTGGAATTCAAGAACGGCCAGATCATCCCTGCCGACCTGGTGGTGATGGCTGCAGGCATTCGCCCCAACATCGAACTGGCAGAGCGTGCGGGCATCCCGTGCAGCCGCGCGATTCTGGTCAACGACACCCTGCAAACCTACGACCCGCGCATTTACGCCATCGGTGAATGCGCCAGCCATCGCGGTATCGCCTATGGCCTGGTGGCTCCCCTGTTCGAACAGGCCAAGGTCTGCGCCAACCACCTCGCGCAATTGGGCTTTGCCCGCTACCAAGGCTCCGTCACCTCGACCAAGCTGAAGGTCACGGGCATCGACCTGTTTTCTGCGGGGGATTTCATGGGCGGTGAAGGCACCGAAACCATCACCCTGCGTGATCCCATTGGCGGGGTCTACAAGAAGCTGGTGATCAAGGACGACGTGCTGGTGGGGGCCTGCCTGTATGGCGACACCGCTGACGGCAGTTGGTATTTGCGCCAGATCCGTGAGCACCACAGCATTGACGGGATCCGCGATCATCTGATGTTCGGTGAAGAGGTTCTGGCCCTGGGGGAAGTGCGCTGATGAACCGCCAGATCACCGCCTCCACCTGCTGCTATTGCGGGGTCGGCTGCGGCGTGCTGATCGAGCATGACGGCGAGCGCATTCTCGGCGTCAGCGGCGATCCGGCCCATCCGGCCAATTTCGGCAAATTGTGCAGCAAGGGCTCAACGCTGCACCTGACCGGCGACCTCAACGCCCGCGCGCTGTACCCGCAACTGCGTCTGGGCAAGGCCCTTGCCCGTGGCCGCACCGACTGGGACAGCGCCCTGGATCACGCCGCCAGCGTGTTCGCCGCCACCATCGCCGAACACGGCCCCGACAGTGTGGCGTTTTACATCTCCGGGCAGTTGCTGACCGAGGACTACTACGCCTTCAACAAACTGGCGCGGGCGCTGGTAGGCACCAACAACATCGACAGCAATTCGCGGCTGTGCATGTCTTCGGCCGTGGTCGGCTACAAGCGCAGCTTGGGCGCCGATGCGCCGCCTTGCAGCTATGAAGACCTTGAGCTGAGCGATTGCGTGATGATCGTCGGCAGCAATATGGCCTACGCCCATCCAATACTGTTTCGCCGACTGGAGGAGGCAAAAGCTCGGCGCCCGCAGATGAAAGTCATCGTTATCGACCCGCGCCGGACCGACACCTGCGATCTGGCCGACCTGCATCTGGCCATTGAGCCGGGCTCCGATGTCGCTTTGTTTCACGGGATTTTGCACCTGTTGTTGTGGGAAGACTGGATCGACCGCGACTTTATCAAGGCCCACACCCAAGGCTTGCCCGAGCTGAAAAACCTGGTACGCGATTACACCCCGCAGATGGTGTCGCAACTCTGCGGCATCAGCGTCGAGCACTTGCAGCAATGCGCCGAATGGGTCGGCACTTCGCCGAGTTTTCTGTCGCTATGGTGCATGGGCCTGAATCAATCCACCGCGGGCAGCGCAAAAAACAGTGCGCTGATCAATCTGCATCTGGCCACCGGGCAGATCGGCCGTCCGGGTGCAGGGCCGTTCTCCCTGACCGGTCAGCCCAATGCAATGGGCGGGCGCGAAACCGGAAGTCTGTCCAACCTGTTGCCCGGCCACCGCGAGGCCGCCAATCCCGAGCACCGGGCCGAAGTCGCCGCCTACTGGGGCGTAGAGCAACTGCCGCACACCACCGGCCTGAGCGCCATCGAGCTGTTCGAGCAGATGGCCAGCGGCAAGATCAAGGCGGTGTGGATTGCCTGCACCAACCCGGCGCAATCCATGCCGGACCAGACCGCCGTGCGGGCGGCGTTGCTGGCCTGCCCGTTTGTGGTGTTGCAAGAGGCGTTTCATACCACCGAAACCGCCGCCTTCGCCGACCTGCTGCTGCCCGCCGCCAGTTGGGGCGAAAAGGACGGCACGGTGACCAACTCCGAGCGGCGTATTTCCCACGTGCGCAAAGCCATCACAGCACCGGGGGAAGCCCGTTCCGATTGGGCAATTACTGTTGATTTCGCACAGCGTCTGGAAAAACATCTGCGCCCTGCGCAACCCGGCCTGTTTGCGTTTACCCACGCTGCGCAGGTGTTCGACGAGTACAAGTACCTGACCCGCGGGCGTGATCTCGATTTGTCGGGCATCAGCCATGCCGTGCTTGACGCCCTCGGCCCGCAGCAATGGCCCTTCCCTGTCGGCGCCCGTGAAGGCACTGCGCGGTTGTATCTGGACGGGATCTTTCCTACTGCCTCCGGGCGGGCACAGTTTGTCGCCGACCCGTATCGGGCAGCCAAGGAGCAGCGCGATGCGGGCTTCCCGCTGACCCTGATCACCGGCCGCCTGCGCGACCAATGGCACGGCATGAGCCGCACCGGCACTGCCGCGCAGTTGTTCGGTCACGTCAGCGAAGCGGTGTTGAGCCTGCACCCGGATGAACTGCGCCGCCATCGCCTGCAACCCGGTGACTTGATCAGCCTCAAAAGTCGACGCGGGGCGGTGATCATGCCGGTCAGCAGCGATGACAGCGTGCGGCCGGGCCAGGCGTTTTTGCCGATGCACTGGGGCGACCGCTTTCTCAAGGGCGGGGTCAACACCCTGACCCTGCCAGCGTTCGACCCGCTGTCCAAACAGCCGGAGCTCAAACACAGCGCCGTCAGGCTTGAGCCGGTGCAATTGCCCTGGCAGCTCTTCGCCCTGATAGAAGGCAATGTTCAACAGAAATTCGAGACATTGCGCCCGCTCTGCGAAGCTTTTTCGTATGTGAGTTTCAGCCTGACGGGCCGCGAGCGCCCTGCGCTGTTGATCCGTGCGGCCAGCGCCAGCGCGCCAGACCCGCAACTGCTGCACGACATCGACCACGCCCTGGGGCTCGACGAGGGGCCGGTGCTGGCTTACGACGACCCGCGCCGTTGCATTGGCAAGCGGGTACGCATCGACAATGGCCGCATTACTGCCATTCGTCTGGCTGGCGAAACCCTGGCCAAGCACTGGCTGCAAAACCTGTGGCAGGAAGGGCGCGCCGATGAACACCTGCGCCGCTGGCTGCTGGCGCCATTGAGCGCGCCACCCGGCAACGGCGATACCCCGGCCGCGGGCAACAAGATTGTGTGCAACTGCAAGAACGTCAGCCAGGGCGCGATAAGTGCTGGCATCGACCAGGGGCTGGACTTGCAGGGGCTGAAAAATACATTGGGCTGCGGAACGCAATGCGGCTCCTGCGTCCCGGAAATCAAACGCTTGCTGGCTGCCCAGGCGCAGCTGATCGCCGTTATCTCATGAGGAAATCACAATGAGTGCAAAAGTCTGGCTGGTAGGTGCAGGCCCGGGTGATCCGGAGCTGCTGACGCTCAAGGCCGTGCGCGCCCTGCGCGAAGCGGATGTGGTGCTGATTGACGATCTGGTCAATGACGCGGTGCTGGAGCATTGCCCGGCTGCCCGAGTGATTTCGGTGGGCAAGCGCGGTGGCTGTCGTTCGACGCCACAGGCGTTTATTCATCGCCTGATGCTGCGTTATGCCCGTCACGGCAAATGCGTGGTGCGGCTCAAGGGTGGCGATCCGTGCATCTTCGGCCGTGGCGGCGAAGAGGCCCAGTGGTTGCGCGAACTCGGGGTTGAGGTGGAACTGGTCAACGGCATTACGGCCGGGCTGGCGGGTGCCACGCAATGCGCGATCCCGTTGACCCTGCGCGGCGTGGCCCGGGGCGTGACGCTGGTGACGGCCCACACCCAGGATGAGAGCCAGGTGAACTGGCAGGCGCTGGCACAAAGCGGTACCACGCTGGTGGTGTACATGGGCGTGGCCAAATTGAGCGAAATCCGCGAGCAATTGCTGGCGGGCGGCATGGCGGCGGATATGCCGGTGGCCATGATCGAAAATGCCTCCCTGCCCCACCAGCGCGAATGCCGCAGCCATCTGGGCGCGATGGAGCAGGATGCCCAGATGTTCCAACTGAAAAGCCCGGCGATTCTGGTGATTGGACGCGTGGCAGCCGCGAGTGCTGCACAACAGCTATTGGAAACCGACGTGCCCGCGATGGCAGCAGTGCAATCTGGCCGGTGACCGCGTCGCCTGAATCGCGAGCAAGCCCGCTCCCACAATGATGGGGGGCTGTGTCGCGGATGGTGTGGACCGCACAAAACCTGTGGATGGTGCCTGAGACGCTGTATTGGGGTGATCTCAAACGACCCCCCTTTGTCGCGCTGTTGGCACGCTCGCGCGCTGTGCCCCTGTGCAAAGCGGCTATTTACTGAGCCGAATCGACCCCCGCCGTCATCCCGGTGTCATGGGGGTTTGTTTCCTTGACGGGCATTCAGCCTTCGAGGAGTCCCCATGATTCGCCCCACGTTACTGGCACTCGCGCTCTTTTGCGTGATCAACAACGCCTGCGCCGAACCCGGTCCGCCACTGCCCCATTCCCCCGGCGCACCTTATGCAGCCAGCAGTCTGGCGGACCGTATTGTGCTGACGCCGGGTGCCAATCCCGCTCGGGAAATGGCCGTGACTTTTCGCACGGACACCCGCCAGCTCACCAGTCAGTTGCAGTTGGCTGTGGCACTCGACGGCCCGCAACTGGATAAAGCCGCACGCGTGATCGAAGGCATCCCCCTGAGCCTGGAGACCGAGAACGGCGCCGCCCTTTTCCACCAGGTACGCCTGCACGACTTGCAACCGGACACCGCCTACGTGTATCGGGTCAAGGGCACTGATGGCTGGAGCGAATGGCTGCAGTTCCGTACCGCCGCCGAGGGGTTCAAGCCGTTCAGTTTTATCTACATGGGCGATATGCAGAACGACATTCTGTCGCTGGCCTCGCGCAGTGTTCGCCAGGCACTGCAAAGCGTCGCCAACCCGGCGCTGATCGTTCACGCGGGCGATCTGGTGTCGCAACGCGACGACCTTGTGCATGACGATCAATGGGGAGAATGGAATCAGGCCGGTGGTTTTCACTACGGGATGATTCCCCAGGTGCTGGCCGCCGGAAATCACGAGTACCTGGACAGCCTCAACCCCGACGGCAGCGAAAGCCGTACCCTTGGCCCGCACTGGAGCCGCCAGTTTGCCCTGGCGCAAAACGGGGTCGAAGGGCTGAAAAGCACCACCTACTTTGTCGACTATCAGGGCGTGCGT is part of the Pseudomonas sp. ML2-2023-3 genome and harbors:
- a CDS encoding ANTAR domain-containing response regulator, with translation MLRILLINDTAKKVGRLKAALSEAGFEVIDESGLTIDLPARVETVRPDVILIDTESPSRDVMEQVVLVSRDQPRPIVMFTDEHDPGVMRQAIKSGVSAYIVEGIHAQRLQPILDVAMARFESDQALRAQLNARDQQLAERKRIELAKGLLMKMKSCNEEEAYTLMRRQAMSRQQKLIQVAEQIIAMSELLG
- a CDS encoding MFS transporter; this encodes MNSSFWKSGHTPTLFAAFLYFDLSFMVWYLLGPLAVQIAADLHLTTQQRGLVVATPILAGALLRFVMGLLADRLSPKTAGLIGQVIVICALFVAWKHGIHSYEQALLLGLFLGMAGASFAVALPLASQWYPPQHQGKAMGIAGAGNSGTVFAALLAPLLAAAYGWSNVFGFALIPLVLCIFVFAWLAKNAPERPKAKSMGDYFKALGDRDSWWFMFFYSVTFGGFIGLASALPGYFNDQYGLSPITAGYYTAACVFGGSLMRPLGGALADRFGGIRTLLGMYTVATISIAAVGFNLPNSYAALALFVCTMLGLGAGNGAVFQLVPQRFRREIGVMTGLIGMAGGIGGFALAAGMGAIKQSTGSYQLALWLFASLGVLAWFGLHGVKRRWRTTWGSAAVTAARV
- a CDS encoding protein kinase domain-containing protein, which produces MSLQLSFAHASAIGPRAENQDALREVTPVPLLAASKGYLFAIADGVSQCADGGLAARSTLQALALDYYATPETWSVAQALERLLLAQNRWLQANGGGQPLLTTVSALVLRGRRFTLAHVGDCRVYRWHGETLQRISEDHVWDQPGMQHVLKRALGLDQHLVVDFLDGPLRQDETFVLLSDGVWSTLGDTAIAAIVRDLPDLQSAASTLVNAAHRAGSQDNASALLVRVDTLGESDIGDALMQLQQWPLPPALRPGQHFEGWQVESHLGQSQQSLLYRVRDAQQQPWLLKTLPARLHDDHQAGQALLSEEWFLKRVAGRHFPEVHPASQRQHLYYVMREYPGITLEKLFAKGGPLPLAQWLDLAERLLRAVGLLHRRQIFHRDIKPHNVLLGDDGELRVLDFGLAYCPGLSEDLPSALPGTPSYIAPEAFRGEKPAARQDLYAVGVTLYYLLTGHYPYGEIEAFQRPRFGVPVSASRYRPDLPEWIAHSLERGVAADPQLRFETAEEWLLQLEQGERQSLNVRPRPLLEREPLMVWRAVALMSLLINLVLMFLLLHT
- a CDS encoding molybdopterin-dependent oxidoreductase encodes the protein MNRQITASTCCYCGVGCGVLIEHDGERILGVSGDPAHPANFGKLCSKGSTLHLTGDLNARALYPQLRLGKALARGRTDWDSALDHAASVFAATIAEHGPDSVAFYISGQLLTEDYYAFNKLARALVGTNNIDSNSRLCMSSAVVGYKRSLGADAPPCSYEDLELSDCVMIVGSNMAYAHPILFRRLEEAKARRPQMKVIVIDPRRTDTCDLADLHLAIEPGSDVALFHGILHLLLWEDWIDRDFIKAHTQGLPELKNLVRDYTPQMVSQLCGISVEHLQQCAEWVGTSPSFLSLWCMGLNQSTAGSAKNSALINLHLATGQIGRPGAGPFSLTGQPNAMGGRETGSLSNLLPGHREAANPEHRAEVAAYWGVEQLPHTTGLSAIELFEQMASGKIKAVWIACTNPAQSMPDQTAVRAALLACPFVVLQEAFHTTETAAFADLLLPAASWGEKDGTVTNSERRISHVRKAITAPGEARSDWAITVDFAQRLEKHLRPAQPGLFAFTHAAQVFDEYKYLTRGRDLDLSGISHAVLDALGPQQWPFPVGAREGTARLYLDGIFPTASGRAQFVADPYRAAKEQRDAGFPLTLITGRLRDQWHGMSRTGTAAQLFGHVSEAVLSLHPDELRRHRLQPGDLISLKSRRGAVIMPVSSDDSVRPGQAFLPMHWGDRFLKGGVNTLTLPAFDPLSKQPELKHSAVRLEPVQLPWQLFALIEGNVQQKFETLRPLCEAFSYVSFSLTGRERPALLIRAASASAPDPQLLHDIDHALGLDEGPVLAYDDPRRCIGKRVRIDNGRITAIRLAGETLAKHWLQNLWQEGRADEHLRRWLLAPLSAPPGNGDTPAAGNKIVCNCKNVSQGAISAGIDQGLDLQGLKNTLGCGTQCGSCVPEIKRLLAAQAQLIAVIS
- the cobA gene encoding uroporphyrinogen-III C-methyltransferase: MSAKVWLVGAGPGDPELLTLKAVRALREADVVLIDDLVNDAVLEHCPAARVISVGKRGGCRSTPQAFIHRLMLRYARHGKCVVRLKGGDPCIFGRGGEEAQWLRELGVEVELVNGITAGLAGATQCAIPLTLRGVARGVTLVTAHTQDESQVNWQALAQSGTTLVVYMGVAKLSEIREQLLAGGMAADMPVAMIENASLPHQRECRSHLGAMEQDAQMFQLKSPAILVIGRVAAASAAQQLLETDVPAMAAVQSGR
- a CDS encoding metallophosphoesterase, which gives rise to MIRPTLLALALFCVINNACAEPGPPLPHSPGAPYAASSLADRIVLTPGANPAREMAVTFRTDTRQLTSQLQLAVALDGPQLDKAARVIEGIPLSLETENGAALFHQVRLHDLQPDTAYVYRVKGTDGWSEWLQFRTAAEGFKPFSFIYMGDMQNDILSLASRSVRQALQSVANPALIVHAGDLVSQRDDLVHDDQWGEWNQAGGFHYGMIPQVLAAGNHEYLDSLNPDGSESRTLGPHWSRQFALAQNGVEGLKSTTYFVDYQGVRFIVLDGTSALDMGTLAQQTRWLEQSLKTSRARWNIVVSHQPVFTCARPEDTEPLKLAWKPVFERYAVDLVLQGHDHCYSRVTDEAGRVASKAARAGGKIQGPVYMVSVAGSKMYGLNDRAQQQPDRSAEETQLYQTIEVQDSRLKVRSYTAAGTLYDAFDLERDARNRNHLREPVKSLPAERACTQTAGPDGFACSSRAK